The Novosphingobium terrae genome has a window encoding:
- a CDS encoding ThiF family adenylyltransferase has translation MSHALIRANPDLSRLVEDGYDVEIVGGYLVLRDIPFVTADRRLRRGSLVCLLQLAGDRTVQPRDHNGWFAGGTPHTADGCQLDGMLHDFRRQDLGGGLLVDHFICCFPPGGYFDDHHHKMTTLAEHVSVHAAVIEPTATARTGHVMTGEGRSCFEYLDTASSRNGIGRFSDRLAGLSIGIVGLGGTGSYILDQIAKTPVGRIHLFDDDRFDQHCAFRAPGAPSIEELRALPSKVAHFARLYSRMHRGIVGHEVRLGKANAGYLDHVDFVFLAVDDGAARHMLVKELEKRALPFIDTGIGLESADGGLTGMVRVTTSTPEMRDHVRQFHRAPLASGGAGIYESRAQVSDMNALTAVLAVIRFKKHFGFYLDLEGEHHTVFQMDGATIINEDFKERET, from the coding sequence ATGTCACACGCACTGATAAGGGCTAATCCCGATCTGAGCCGCCTGGTAGAAGACGGTTACGACGTCGAGATCGTGGGGGGCTATCTCGTTCTGCGCGATATCCCCTTCGTGACCGCCGACAGGCGGCTGCGCCGCGGCTCGCTCGTCTGCCTGCTGCAACTGGCCGGCGACCGCACCGTTCAGCCCAGGGACCATAACGGCTGGTTCGCGGGCGGCACTCCTCACACCGCCGACGGCTGTCAGCTGGACGGGATGCTCCACGATTTCAGGCGGCAGGATCTCGGAGGCGGGCTCCTCGTGGATCATTTCATCTGCTGCTTCCCACCCGGTGGCTACTTCGACGACCATCATCACAAGATGACGACCCTGGCCGAGCATGTGTCGGTCCATGCTGCCGTGATCGAGCCCACCGCCACTGCCCGCACCGGACATGTAATGACCGGAGAGGGCAGATCCTGCTTCGAATATCTCGACACAGCCAGTTCACGAAACGGCATCGGCAGGTTTTCCGACCGGCTCGCCGGCCTCAGCATCGGCATCGTCGGACTGGGCGGCACCGGCTCATACATCCTTGACCAGATCGCCAAGACCCCGGTCGGCCGGATCCACCTCTTCGACGATGACCGCTTCGACCAGCACTGCGCCTTCCGCGCGCCCGGGGCGCCGTCGATCGAGGAGCTTCGGGCACTGCCCAGCAAGGTAGCGCATTTCGCGCGCCTCTACTCGCGCATGCATCGAGGCATCGTCGGGCACGAGGTCAGGCTCGGGAAGGCGAATGCCGGCTACCTCGACCATGTCGACTTCGTCTTCCTCGCCGTCGATGACGGGGCGGCTCGGCATATGCTGGTGAAGGAGCTGGAGAAGAGGGCGCTGCCGTTCATCGACACAGGCATCGGGCTGGAGTCGGCGGATGGCGGCCTGACCGGAATGGTGAGGGTCACGACCAGCACGCCAGAGATGCGCGACCATGTGCGGCAGTTCCATCGGGCGCCCTTGGCCTCGGGCGGCGCCGGTATCTACGAATCGCGTGCTCAGGTCAGCGACATGAACGCCCTGACGGCGGTCCTCGCGGTCATCCGGTTCAAGAAGCATTTCGGCTTCTATCTCGACCTCGAGGGCGAGCACCACACCGTCTTCCAGATGGATGGCGCCACGATAATCAACGAAGACTTCAAGGAGCGCGAGACATGA
- a CDS encoding inositol monophosphatase family protein, protein MSVVSGLIRVMERAARKAGQRLRRDFGEVEHLQVSRKGPADFVSRADQASERTIYDELRAARPDWGFVLEEGGVIEGDPTKPRWIIDPLDGTSNFLHGIPHFAISIAAQEPKLDGSGWGDVIAGLIYQPITDESFWAEKARGAWLHDRRLRVSGRRHLDESLIATGIPFAGHGDTLEWQKIYAALAPQVAGIRRFGAAALDLAWVASGRYEGFWESNLKPWDTAAGCLLVREAGGFVSDWRGVSQPICDAQLLAGNDALHSRLHKIVATALKD, encoded by the coding sequence GTGAGTGTCGTTTCAGGTCTTATCCGCGTGATGGAGCGCGCCGCGCGCAAGGCAGGCCAGCGCCTGCGTCGCGATTTCGGCGAGGTGGAGCACCTTCAGGTCAGCCGCAAGGGCCCTGCCGATTTCGTCAGCCGCGCCGATCAGGCGAGCGAGCGCACCATCTATGACGAGCTGCGCGCCGCACGCCCCGATTGGGGTTTCGTGCTGGAAGAGGGCGGCGTGATCGAGGGCGATCCCACCAAGCCGCGCTGGATCATCGATCCGCTCGACGGCACCAGCAACTTCCTGCATGGCATCCCGCATTTCGCGATCTCGATCGCGGCGCAGGAGCCCAAGCTGGACGGCAGCGGTTGGGGCGACGTGATCGCCGGCCTGATCTATCAGCCGATCACCGACGAGAGCTTCTGGGCCGAAAAGGCCCGCGGCGCATGGCTGCATGACCGCCGCCTGCGCGTCTCGGGCCGCCGTCACCTCGACGAGAGCCTGATCGCCACCGGCATTCCCTTCGCGGGCCATGGCGACACGCTGGAATGGCAGAAGATCTATGCCGCCCTGGCGCCTCAGGTGGCGGGCATCCGTCGCTTCGGTGCGGCGGCGCTGGATTTGGCCTGGGTGGCTTCGGGCCGTTACGAGGGCTTCTGGGAAAGCAATCTGAAGCCCTGGGACACGGCGGCAGGCTGCCTGCTGGTGCGCGAAGCCGGTGGTTTCGTGTCCGACTGGCGCGGCGTGTCGCAGCCGATCTGCGACGCTCAGCTGCTGGCAGGCAATGATGCGCTGCACTCGCGTCTGCACAAGATCGTGGCGACCGCGCTGAAGGATTGA